The window GCATCACCTGAGCGGCTGTGTCTCTTGCCTGCTCAGGTGCAAGGCCGGCCTCAGTGCCAGCCTTTATCAGGCCCTCGAGCACAGGCAACACAAAACGCATGGAAGCACCGGTCAACCCGACAAACCAGTTCATCTGATCATCACGCACCGAAATAGTCTTTCCGAGAATTGCGAGCAGTTCTTCCACCAGTGACTTTGCTTCATTAGAAATCCTGTTTCCATAGACTACAGGGTTGAGTCCCGCCCCGATGAGGGAAGTGACATTTGGTACAACCCTTATCACAGCAACATCCGGAGGTATCAATGCCTCAAGTCTTTTTAAAGAAACTGCATTGGCAAATGAGATTATTAACTGATAAGGTTTCAGCCATCCTGTTATCTGTGAAAGCAGGTACTGAACTGCTATAGGTGGTATTGCAATCAGTATGACATCAATAGACCGGAAAGCCTCGTCTGTTAGAGATAAGGCACGGACTCCCGATTCGTTAACGGCAGATTCTATTCTCAGGGGATCCGAATCATGGATAAATATGTGATCGGGCTGGACGCCTGACCACAGGAGTCGTTTTAACATAAGAATTCCGATATTGCCTGTGCCGATTATTGCCCAATGTTTTTCATTTAGCATAGAGACCTTCCTTAAAAGAGAATAACACATTACCCCACAAAGGCAAATACAGTTGAATTGTGTCCAAATTATATGCCGACAACGTAACT is drawn from Nitrospirota bacterium and contains these coding sequences:
- a CDS encoding NAD(P)-binding domain-containing protein; its protein translation is MLNEKHWAIIGTGNIGILMLKRLLWSGVQPDHIFIHDSDPLRIESAVNESGVRALSLTDEAFRSIDVILIAIPPIAVQYLLSQITGWLKPYQLIISFANAVSLKRLEALIPPDVAVIRVVPNVTSLIGAGLNPVVYGNRISNEAKSLVEELLAILGKTISVRDDQMNWFVGLTGASMRFVLPVLEGLIKAGTEAGLAPEQARDTAAQVMLGTASLVMKSGLTLEEIKAMTPLVTVDEDMLSTLILRAARTAKEKMDMIQSDQESN